A stretch of Mycobacterium sp. ELW1 DNA encodes these proteins:
- a CDS encoding helix-turn-helix transcriptional regulator, which produces MTRRVLRGFDAHAFAAVRRRAGISVSDLSRLSGASLSTLHHWEAGRRTPQVDILATVMKVLQAPIDAVVLIAPEQRYPGDWRVMSGLTQPQAAARAQLSTAILQRIERGEYPLSDKNAEALAGVLGISATEYHAAYQRARQRPAGAPS; this is translated from the coding sequence ATGACCCGCCGCGTCCTGCGCGGGTTCGACGCGCACGCGTTCGCAGCGGTGCGCCGCCGCGCCGGCATCAGCGTCAGCGACCTCTCCCGGCTGTCGGGCGCCTCGTTGAGCACCCTCCATCACTGGGAGGCCGGCCGGCGCACACCACAGGTCGACATCCTCGCCACCGTGATGAAAGTTCTGCAGGCTCCGATCGACGCCGTCGTGCTCATCGCCCCCGAGCAGCGCTACCCAGGCGATTGGCGCGTGATGAGCGGCCTCACCCAACCCCAGGCTGCCGCGCGCGCACAGCTGTCCACCGCGATCCTGCAGCGCATCGAGCGTGGTGAGTATCCACTGTCCGACAAGAACGCTGAAGCTCTTGCCGGCGTGCTCGGCATCAGCGCCACCGAGTACCACGCCGCCTATCAGCGAGCCCGGCAGCGGCCGGCGGGCGCACCGAGTTAG